One part of the Ziziphus jujuba cultivar Dongzao chromosome 2, ASM3175591v1 genome encodes these proteins:
- the LOC107417681 gene encoding methyl-CpG-binding domain-containing protein 2 isoform X2, whose product MKFRGVTCKFLLLMGHDKLSFSFTGISFNIWCFKPTEMWSRTGFRRETYDLITSSFQDQIDSSRPHEPIDVSSSSSSSSSSSSSSEESHDEDENEQSDKNSSKQLVLYDPMASGTNAIEQTPQPLIPKDYHPPKYPRVPGFHLPSRVLPSIGDFTVQCANCFKWRLIPTKEKYEEIREHVLEQPFYCETAREWRPDVSCNDPPDINQDNSRLWAIDKPNIAQPPSGWERLLRIRGEGSTKFADVYYVAPSGKRLRSMVEIQKFLLQHPEYTREGVSLSQFSFQTPKPLQENYVRKRSARLPSSDSQRPLEPDRVNPLSWVGPDDCTDSQLRRPALPSPFIEVPVYDSVERPAKRQAMATQSKEMDNRNEKVSKGKVEGTGES is encoded by the exons GTGTTTCAAACCTACTGAGATGTGGTCGCGAACTGGTTTTAGAAGGGAAACATATGATTTGATTACTTCAAGTTTTCAAGATCAGATAGACAGCAGTAGGCCCCATGAACCCATAGATGTTTCTTCATCTtcgtcttcatcatcatcatcatcttcttcttcagaGGAGTCCCATGATGAAGATGAAAATGAACAATCTGATAAGAATTCCTCCAAACAACTGGTGCTTTACGATCCAATGGCTAGTGGTACAAATGCAATTGAACAAACCCCTCAACCTTTAATACCTAAGGACTACCATCCTCCGAAATATCCAAGAGTTCCAGGCTTTCATTTGCCATCCAGAGTTTTGCCATCTATAGGAGATTTTACTGTTCAGTGCGCAAACTGTTTTAAATGGAGGCTAATTCCAACAAAAGAGAAGTATGAAGAAATACGTGAACATGTCTTGGAACAACCCTTTTACTGTGAAACAGCTCGTGAGTGGCGGCCTGATGTGTCATGTAATGATCCACCGGATATTAATCAAGATAACAGTAGGCTTTGGGCTATTGATAAGCCTAATATTGCTCAACCCCCTTCTGGTTGGGAAAGACTACTGCGGATTAGAGGTGAAGGAAGCACCAAGTTTGCAGATGT GTATTATGTTGCACCCTCAGGCAAGAGACTTCGCTCCATGGTAGAGATTCAAAA GTTTTTGCTGCAACATCCTGAGTACACAAGAGAGGGAGTATCACTATCACAATTTTCATTTCAAACACCAAAGCCCTTGCAGGAAAATTATGTGAGGAAGCGCTCTGCTAGGTTACCATCTTCTGATAGCCAGAGACCTCTTGAACCTGATAGAG TGAATCCCTTATCATGGGTTGGTCCAGATGACTGTACAGACTCACAGCTTCGCAGGCCTGCTCTCCCTTCTCCGTTCATTGAGGTGCCTGTTTATGATTCTGTTGAACGACCTGCAAAGAGGCAAGCAATGGCAACTCAATCAAAAGAAATggataatagaaatgaaaaggTCAGCAAAGGCAAAGTAGAAGGCACTGGTGAATCTTGA
- the LOC107417681 gene encoding methyl-CpG-binding domain-containing protein 2 isoform X3 — MWSRTGFRRETYDLITSSFQDQIDSSRPHEPIDVSSSSSSSSSSSSSSEESHDEDENEQSDKNSSKQLVLYDPMASGTNAIEQTPQPLIPKDYHPPKYPRVPGFHLPSRVLPSIGDFTVQCANCFKWRLIPTKEKYEEIREHVLEQPFYCETAREWRPDVSCNDPPDINQDNSRLWAIDKPNIAQPPSGWERLLRIRGEGSTKFADVYYVAPSGKRLRSMVEIQNLLCCFKISRFLLQHPEYTREGVSLSQFSFQTPKPLQENYVRKRSARLPSSDSQRPLEPDRVNPLSWVGPDDCTDSQLRRPALPSPFIEVPVYDSVERPAKRQAMATQSKEMDNRNEKVSKGKVEGTGES, encoded by the exons ATGTGGTCGCGAACTGGTTTTAGAAGGGAAACATATGATTTGATTACTTCAAGTTTTCAAGATCAGATAGACAGCAGTAGGCCCCATGAACCCATAGATGTTTCTTCATCTtcgtcttcatcatcatcatcatcttcttcttcagaGGAGTCCCATGATGAAGATGAAAATGAACAATCTGATAAGAATTCCTCCAAACAACTGGTGCTTTACGATCCAATGGCTAGTGGTACAAATGCAATTGAACAAACCCCTCAACCTTTAATACCTAAGGACTACCATCCTCCGAAATATCCAAGAGTTCCAGGCTTTCATTTGCCATCCAGAGTTTTGCCATCTATAGGAGATTTTACTGTTCAGTGCGCAAACTGTTTTAAATGGAGGCTAATTCCAACAAAAGAGAAGTATGAAGAAATACGTGAACATGTCTTGGAACAACCCTTTTACTGTGAAACAGCTCGTGAGTGGCGGCCTGATGTGTCATGTAATGATCCACCGGATATTAATCAAGATAACAGTAGGCTTTGGGCTATTGATAAGCCTAATATTGCTCAACCCCCTTCTGGTTGGGAAAGACTACTGCGGATTAGAGGTGAAGGAAGCACCAAGTTTGCAGATGT GTATTATGTTGCACCCTCAGGCAAGAGACTTCGCTCCATGGTAGAGATTCAAAA CCTTCTGTGCTGTTTTAAAATTTCTAGGTTTTTGCTGCAACATCCTGAGTACACAAGAGAGGGAGTATCACTATCACAATTTTCATTTCAAACACCAAAGCCCTTGCAGGAAAATTATGTGAGGAAGCGCTCTGCTAGGTTACCATCTTCTGATAGCCAGAGACCTCTTGAACCTGATAGAG TGAATCCCTTATCATGGGTTGGTCCAGATGACTGTACAGACTCACAGCTTCGCAGGCCTGCTCTCCCTTCTCCGTTCATTGAGGTGCCTGTTTATGATTCTGTTGAACGACCTGCAAAGAGGCAAGCAATGGCAACTCAATCAAAAGAAATggataatagaaatgaaaaggTCAGCAAAGGCAAAGTAGAAGGCACTGGTGAATCTTGA
- the LOC107417681 gene encoding methyl-CpG-binding domain-containing protein 2 isoform X1 translates to MKFRGVTCKFLLLMGHDKLSFSFTGISFNIWCFKPTEMWSRTGFRRETYDLITSSFQDQIDSSRPHEPIDVSSSSSSSSSSSSSSEESHDEDENEQSDKNSSKQLVLYDPMASGTNAIEQTPQPLIPKDYHPPKYPRVPGFHLPSRVLPSIGDFTVQCANCFKWRLIPTKEKYEEIREHVLEQPFYCETAREWRPDVSCNDPPDINQDNSRLWAIDKPNIAQPPSGWERLLRIRGEGSTKFADVYYVAPSGKRLRSMVEIQNLLCCFKISRFLLQHPEYTREGVSLSQFSFQTPKPLQENYVRKRSARLPSSDSQRPLEPDRVNPLSWVGPDDCTDSQLRRPALPSPFIEVPVYDSVERPAKRQAMATQSKEMDNRNEKVSKGKVEGTGES, encoded by the exons GTGTTTCAAACCTACTGAGATGTGGTCGCGAACTGGTTTTAGAAGGGAAACATATGATTTGATTACTTCAAGTTTTCAAGATCAGATAGACAGCAGTAGGCCCCATGAACCCATAGATGTTTCTTCATCTtcgtcttcatcatcatcatcatcttcttcttcagaGGAGTCCCATGATGAAGATGAAAATGAACAATCTGATAAGAATTCCTCCAAACAACTGGTGCTTTACGATCCAATGGCTAGTGGTACAAATGCAATTGAACAAACCCCTCAACCTTTAATACCTAAGGACTACCATCCTCCGAAATATCCAAGAGTTCCAGGCTTTCATTTGCCATCCAGAGTTTTGCCATCTATAGGAGATTTTACTGTTCAGTGCGCAAACTGTTTTAAATGGAGGCTAATTCCAACAAAAGAGAAGTATGAAGAAATACGTGAACATGTCTTGGAACAACCCTTTTACTGTGAAACAGCTCGTGAGTGGCGGCCTGATGTGTCATGTAATGATCCACCGGATATTAATCAAGATAACAGTAGGCTTTGGGCTATTGATAAGCCTAATATTGCTCAACCCCCTTCTGGTTGGGAAAGACTACTGCGGATTAGAGGTGAAGGAAGCACCAAGTTTGCAGATGT GTATTATGTTGCACCCTCAGGCAAGAGACTTCGCTCCATGGTAGAGATTCAAAA CCTTCTGTGCTGTTTTAAAATTTCTAGGTTTTTGCTGCAACATCCTGAGTACACAAGAGAGGGAGTATCACTATCACAATTTTCATTTCAAACACCAAAGCCCTTGCAGGAAAATTATGTGAGGAAGCGCTCTGCTAGGTTACCATCTTCTGATAGCCAGAGACCTCTTGAACCTGATAGAG TGAATCCCTTATCATGGGTTGGTCCAGATGACTGTACAGACTCACAGCTTCGCAGGCCTGCTCTCCCTTCTCCGTTCATTGAGGTGCCTGTTTATGATTCTGTTGAACGACCTGCAAAGAGGCAAGCAATGGCAACTCAATCAAAAGAAATggataatagaaatgaaaaggTCAGCAAAGGCAAAGTAGAAGGCACTGGTGAATCTTGA
- the LOC107417679 gene encoding uncharacterized protein LOC107417679 isoform X1, with amino-acid sequence MVVAPMLTGSSCRPSIESVLFRQNFYLGFGGNCNFRSYGAPTSCLSQDRNLAEPCNKHDYGIGIGKSELLAKEKQRSQQDKLPPLVNALKTSAEQNAASFHFPGHNRGRAAPSSLTQLIGVDPFIHDLPELPELDNLFSPEGPILDAQQQAAKLFGSIETWFLVGGTTCGIQAAIMATCSPGDILILPRNSHVSAMSAMVLSGAVPKYIIPDYNFSWDIAGGVTPSQAKTAIKELEMEGLKPAAVFVTSPTYHGICSNLSEISRLCHSHGIPLIVDEAHGAHLGFHPQLPCSALQQGADLAVQSTHKVLCSLTQSSMLHMSGNIVDRERICRCLQMLQSTSPNYLLLASLDAARSQLSENPEGIFNKALEIAVEAKDMIKKLPGISVLDFQSFPKFAAVDPLRLTIGFGQLGLSGYEADEILYKDHEIICELVGTQSITFAINLGTSREHVQRLFSGIKHLVSSQAFIQDDKGRRKHGASAPFADITTSLIPRDAFFQSKRRVSIENCIGEVCGELICPYPPGIPVMIPGETITERALGYLLDVRSKGAFISGASDPQMSSIVVCNS; translated from the exons ATGGTGGTTGCTCCGATGTTGACGGGCTCCTCATGTCGTCCGAGCATTGAGAGTGTGTTATTCCGgcagaatttttatttgggaTTTGGCGGAAACTGCAACTTCAGGTCTTATGGAGCACCAACTTCTTGTCTTTCTCAG GACAGAAACCTTGCAGAACCATGCAACAAGCATGACTACGGAATTGGGATAGGAAAGTCTGAGTTATTAGCAAAGGAAAAACAGAGATCTCAGCAGGATAAGTTGCCTCCACTCGTTAACGCCTTGAAGACTTCAGCTGAACAAAACGCTGCCAGTTTTCACTTCCCTGGTCATAATAGAGGCCGGGCTGCACCGTCTTCATTAACACAGCTTATTGGTGTTGATCCTTTTATTCATGACCTGCCTGAGCTCCCAGAGCTTGACAACCTCTTTTCTCCCGAGGGTCCCATTTTGGATGCTCAACAGCAGGCAGCGAAACTGTTTGGGTCAATAGAAACATGGTTTCTTGTTGGAGGTACTACATGTGGTATCCAAGCAGCAATTATGGCAACCTGTTCCCCTGGAGACATTCTTATTCTCCCTCGGAATTCCCATGTATCAGCTATGTCTGCTATGGTATTATCTGGTGCGGTGCCCAAGTACATCATCCCTGATTATAACTTTAGCTGGGACATTGCTGGTGGGGTCACTCCATCACAGGCAA AGACAGCAATTAAGGAATTGGAGATGGAAGGGCTTAAGCCAGCTGCAGTTTTTGTCACCTCTCCTACATATCATGGCATATGCAGTAACTTGAGTGAGATTTCCAGACTCTgccattctcatggaattcctTTAATTGTTGATGAGGCTCATGGAGCTCATTTAGGATTTCATCCCCAGCTGCCTTGTTCAGCCCTTCAGCAAGGTGCTGATTTGGCTGTGCAATCGACTCATAAAGTTCTTTGCTCGCTCACTCAATCATCAATGTTGCATATGTCTGGAAATATAGTAGATAGGGAAAGAATTTGTAGATGTCTTCAAATGCTTCAAAGCACTAGTCCTAACTATCTTCTTTTAGCATCTTTAGATGCTGCAAGATCTCAACTTAGTGAAAATCCAGAAGGTATTTTCAACAAAGCACTGGAAATAGCTGTTGAAGCCAAGGATATGATTAAGAAACTTCCAGGTATTTCTGTGCTTGACTTTCAAAGTTTTCCTAAATTCGCTGCAGTTGATCCATTGCGGCTTACCATTGGTTTTGGACAACTTGGTCTGTCTGGTTATGAAGCCGATGAAATCTTATATAAAGACCATGAGATTATTTGCGAACTTGTTGGAACCCAATCTATCACCTTTGCAATTAACCTTGGAACTTCTAGAGAGCATGTTCAGAGGCTATTTTCAGGTATAAAGCATCTAGTTTCATCTCAAGCATTCATTCAGGATGATAAAGGGAGGAGGAAACATGGTGCTTCTGCACCCTTTGCTGATATTACGACTAGCTTGATTCCGAGAGATGCCTTTTTCCAAAGCAAGAGGAGAGTGAGCATCGAAAACTGCATTGGGGAAGTTTGTGGTGAGCTTATATGTCCTTACCCGCCAGGAATTCCAGTAATGATCCCAGGTGAAACTATTACAGAGAGAGCTTTGGGTTATCTTCTAGATGTTAGAAGCAAGGGTGCTTTCATTAGTGGAGCTTCTGATCCCCAAATGTCGTCCATAGTTGTTTGCAATAGCTAG
- the LOC107417679 gene encoding uncharacterized protein LOC107417679 isoform X2, protein MEHQLLVFLRNLAEPCNKHDYGIGIGKSELLAKEKQRSQQDKLPPLVNALKTSAEQNAASFHFPGHNRGRAAPSSLTQLIGVDPFIHDLPELPELDNLFSPEGPILDAQQQAAKLFGSIETWFLVGGTTCGIQAAIMATCSPGDILILPRNSHVSAMSAMVLSGAVPKYIIPDYNFSWDIAGGVTPSQAKTAIKELEMEGLKPAAVFVTSPTYHGICSNLSEISRLCHSHGIPLIVDEAHGAHLGFHPQLPCSALQQGADLAVQSTHKVLCSLTQSSMLHMSGNIVDRERICRCLQMLQSTSPNYLLLASLDAARSQLSENPEGIFNKALEIAVEAKDMIKKLPGISVLDFQSFPKFAAVDPLRLTIGFGQLGLSGYEADEILYKDHEIICELVGTQSITFAINLGTSREHVQRLFSGIKHLVSSQAFIQDDKGRRKHGASAPFADITTSLIPRDAFFQSKRRVSIENCIGEVCGELICPYPPGIPVMIPGETITERALGYLLDVRSKGAFISGASDPQMSSIVVCNS, encoded by the exons ATGGAGCACCAACTTCTTGTCTTTCTCAG AAACCTTGCAGAACCATGCAACAAGCATGACTACGGAATTGGGATAGGAAAGTCTGAGTTATTAGCAAAGGAAAAACAGAGATCTCAGCAGGATAAGTTGCCTCCACTCGTTAACGCCTTGAAGACTTCAGCTGAACAAAACGCTGCCAGTTTTCACTTCCCTGGTCATAATAGAGGCCGGGCTGCACCGTCTTCATTAACACAGCTTATTGGTGTTGATCCTTTTATTCATGACCTGCCTGAGCTCCCAGAGCTTGACAACCTCTTTTCTCCCGAGGGTCCCATTTTGGATGCTCAACAGCAGGCAGCGAAACTGTTTGGGTCAATAGAAACATGGTTTCTTGTTGGAGGTACTACATGTGGTATCCAAGCAGCAATTATGGCAACCTGTTCCCCTGGAGACATTCTTATTCTCCCTCGGAATTCCCATGTATCAGCTATGTCTGCTATGGTATTATCTGGTGCGGTGCCCAAGTACATCATCCCTGATTATAACTTTAGCTGGGACATTGCTGGTGGGGTCACTCCATCACAGGCAA AGACAGCAATTAAGGAATTGGAGATGGAAGGGCTTAAGCCAGCTGCAGTTTTTGTCACCTCTCCTACATATCATGGCATATGCAGTAACTTGAGTGAGATTTCCAGACTCTgccattctcatggaattcctTTAATTGTTGATGAGGCTCATGGAGCTCATTTAGGATTTCATCCCCAGCTGCCTTGTTCAGCCCTTCAGCAAGGTGCTGATTTGGCTGTGCAATCGACTCATAAAGTTCTTTGCTCGCTCACTCAATCATCAATGTTGCATATGTCTGGAAATATAGTAGATAGGGAAAGAATTTGTAGATGTCTTCAAATGCTTCAAAGCACTAGTCCTAACTATCTTCTTTTAGCATCTTTAGATGCTGCAAGATCTCAACTTAGTGAAAATCCAGAAGGTATTTTCAACAAAGCACTGGAAATAGCTGTTGAAGCCAAGGATATGATTAAGAAACTTCCAGGTATTTCTGTGCTTGACTTTCAAAGTTTTCCTAAATTCGCTGCAGTTGATCCATTGCGGCTTACCATTGGTTTTGGACAACTTGGTCTGTCTGGTTATGAAGCCGATGAAATCTTATATAAAGACCATGAGATTATTTGCGAACTTGTTGGAACCCAATCTATCACCTTTGCAATTAACCTTGGAACTTCTAGAGAGCATGTTCAGAGGCTATTTTCAGGTATAAAGCATCTAGTTTCATCTCAAGCATTCATTCAGGATGATAAAGGGAGGAGGAAACATGGTGCTTCTGCACCCTTTGCTGATATTACGACTAGCTTGATTCCGAGAGATGCCTTTTTCCAAAGCAAGAGGAGAGTGAGCATCGAAAACTGCATTGGGGAAGTTTGTGGTGAGCTTATATGTCCTTACCCGCCAGGAATTCCAGTAATGATCCCAGGTGAAACTATTACAGAGAGAGCTTTGGGTTATCTTCTAGATGTTAGAAGCAAGGGTGCTTTCATTAGTGGAGCTTCTGATCCCCAAATGTCGTCCATAGTTGTTTGCAATAGCTAG